Genomic segment of Phycisphaerae bacterium:
CATGACTATGCGGTCGAATTCCGCTTCATGAATCGTCCCACCAGCAGGCCGCATTCGAAGAGCAATACCATCGGAACCATCAGCAGCATCATCGTTCCGATATCGGGTGACGGAGTGACCACGGCCGCAATAATTGAAATCGCGAATATGATGTACTTGCGTGCGGCCGCCAACTGATCGACTCCTGCGATGTTCATGACAATCAGGAAGACGACGACGATCGGAATCTGGAATCCGAGGCCGAATGCGAGCGCCAGGTCCACCACAAAGCCGAGATACTCGGACACGCTGAAGAATGGCTGCACAAACTGCGATGCGCTCGACTTCACCATCGGCTGTTCGTAAGTCTCTTCCGCGCCGCGCACATAGAGCTTGCGGGTTTGCTCGTTGAACCAGATCTGCCCGGGGGCGGGGTCGGCCGGCGCACTGGTCACAATCGGCACTTGCGAATGTGGGGCCGATTCGTCAATGACGACTTTCGGTATGGACGTGTTTCGCTCGAGCAGCCTGACCAGCGGGTTGGTATCGCTTGGAAGTGGGAAGCTCCGGGAGAAACCGATCAAAAACTGCATCAATCCGGTCAGGACCACGACGACCATGAAGGCCGCCCCGACGACGAACAGCCCCATCGACACTGGGCCGAAAACGCGAATCAGCCGCTTCTCATGCGGATAGAGCCCGGCGGCAACAAACTGCCATAGCTGGTAGAGCACCCAGGGTGCAGCCAGCAAGATGCCAAATTCGAATGAGATTTTGAAGTATTCCAGGAACGATTCGATTGGGTTCAACTGAACCATTCGCGGGTCGAAGCCCAGGTCACGCATGGCGACGTAGTAAGGCGCGGTCAGCGTGCCAATAATGACGTCGCCGAAGTAGTAGCAGATGACCGAAGCGGCAACGAGCCCCCAAAGCGCGCGGATGATCCGTGTGCGCAGTTCCTCCAGGTGCTCCCCGAATGACATGCGGGCGGCATCAACAGAATCGGGATTCTTCGTGGGCAGATCTTTTGCCATTTGGAACCAAGGACATACCCGCCCGACGCTTCTTACGCGGCAGCATCGCGCCCGATCGTCTATCGGCATCATCCACGGGCGCCCCCCGCTGAGGAATTCCGATTCCGGGCCGGCTGCGGGTAGTTCCGAGAATGACGAAGTTATTCTCGCTTGGAAGGCGTGAGGCGTCGAGCGGCCGGTTGAGGCAGGTTCAATCCGGCTCGATGATTTCGCCGCTTCGACGTGTGTATCTCACGAGCTCGGGCGGAAAGTTGAGCATGCCCTCGGCACGCAGGCGCGGTGCGTGTTCATATAGATATGCTTCAAACGCCGGCCGGTCAGCGAATTCGTATTGCGCCAGATATGCCAGGCCTTCATCTTCCT
This window contains:
- a CDS encoding DUF4286 family protein codes for the protein MIYYEVHAHLRDVDVAERWLNWMSTTHIADVTAAGALSGRIVRLDSESEEDEGLAYLAQYEFADRPAFEAYLYEHAPRLRAEGMLNFPPELVRYTRRSGEIIEPD
- a CDS encoding twin-arginine translocase subunit TatC, with protein sequence MAKDLPTKNPDSVDAARMSFGEHLEELRTRIIRALWGLVAASVICYYFGDVIIGTLTAPYYVAMRDLGFDPRMVQLNPIESFLEYFKISFEFGILLAAPWVLYQLWQFVAAGLYPHEKRLIRVFGPVSMGLFVVGAAFMVVVVLTGLMQFLIGFSRSFPLPSDTNPLVRLLERNTSIPKVVIDESAPHSQVPIVTSAPADPAPGQIWFNEQTRKLYVRGAEETYEQPMVKSSASQFVQPFFSVSEYLGFVVDLALAFGLGFQIPIVVVFLIVMNIAGVDQLAAARKYIIFAISIIAAVVTPSPDIGTMMLLMVPMVLLFECGLLVGRFMKRNSTA